A genomic window from Candidatus Bathyarchaeota archaeon includes:
- a CDS encoding HesA/MoeB/ThiF family protein, with translation MVELSKEELQYYSRQIMMEEIGAKGQLKLKNSKVCVVGLGGLGSPVAMQLAGMGVGHLRIVDGDFVDVTNLHRQHLYGVDKKGMSKVDAATERLRKLNPYIVIEPVKTLVNKTNAKEIIQTMNVVVDGLDNMEARYAVNRECVKLGVPYVFGAVATTTGNVSTIVPEKTVCLECFYGNKSKSESEIVGVHPSAVNIIASLEVSETIKLLTGQEPCLVNKLLNFDLNGLEINLVPLSKVDSCPVCGPNS, from the coding sequence TTATTCGCGACAAATCATGATGGAAGAAATCGGTGCCAAAGGTCAATTAAAACTGAAAAATTCTAAAGTTTGCGTGGTTGGTTTAGGGGGTTTAGGTTCTCCTGTGGCGATGCAGTTAGCAGGGATGGGGGTTGGGCATTTGCGCATTGTTGATGGCGACTTTGTAGATGTGACAAATTTACATCGGCAACACCTTTATGGTGTTGACAAAAAGGGGATGTCAAAAGTCGATGCGGCTACAGAACGATTACGGAAGTTGAATCCCTACATAGTTATTGAGCCTGTGAAGACTTTGGTAAACAAAACTAACGCAAAAGAAATAATTCAGACCATGAACGTTGTGGTTGACGGCTTAGACAATATGGAGGCACGCTATGCGGTTAATCGAGAATGTGTTAAACTTGGTGTTCCATATGTATTTGGTGCTGTAGCAACAACTACAGGGAACGTTTCAACGATAGTTCCTGAAAAAACTGTTTGTCTTGAATGTTTTTATGGAAACAAATCAAAAAGTGAATCGGAAATTGTTGGGGTTCATCCGTCAGCGGTGAACATTATTGCAAGTTTGGAAGTCAGCGAGACCATAAAGTTGCTAACAGGTCAAGAGCCCTGTTTGGTTAACAAGCTTCTAAACTTTGATTTAAACGGGTTAGAGATAAATCTAGTTCCTCTTTCAAAAGTTGATTCTTGTCCTGTTTGTGGACCAAACTCATAA
- a CDS encoding inositol-3-phosphate synthase has translation MGKIRVGVIGVGNCFAGLAQGIEIYKRNKIEKLGLMHEKIGGYGLEDLEFVCAFDVGENKVGKPLNEAIFSDPNYVDWVESVSNCTSRKVKESPILDGVGIYVAAMIKPINQTKTIEELEKEVIEEIELTKPQILINYLPVGSQKAVEFWANIALKTGCAFINCMPVFIASNKEWLKKFEDAKLPIVGDDVKGVIGATITHRTLAKLCVDRGATIDRTYQINVGGNTDFANMLERERLESKKISKTESVQSQIPEKQRLNAKDIYIGPSDFIPFLGNTKLAFIRIEGRMFANIPYNMEIRLDVDDKANSGGVAIDAIRCAQLALDKGVSGNLKFVSAYLMKHPMEQMGDEDAREHLDAWIAELENK, from the coding sequence ATGGGCAAAATCAGGGTTGGCGTAATTGGAGTAGGAAACTGTTTTGCAGGTTTAGCTCAAGGAATCGAAATTTACAAGCGAAACAAAATTGAGAAACTCGGTTTAATGCACGAAAAAATCGGAGGGTACGGCTTAGAAGACCTAGAATTTGTTTGTGCCTTTGACGTTGGAGAAAACAAAGTAGGCAAACCCTTAAACGAGGCAATATTTTCTGACCCAAACTATGTAGATTGGGTGGAAAGCGTTTCTAATTGTACCTCAAGAAAGGTTAAAGAAAGTCCAATTCTTGACGGTGTGGGAATCTACGTTGCAGCAATGATTAAACCAATTAACCAGACTAAGACCATTGAAGAACTGGAAAAAGAAGTAATCGAAGAAATCGAATTGACAAAACCACAAATCCTGATCAATTACTTACCTGTTGGTAGCCAAAAAGCTGTAGAGTTTTGGGCAAACATTGCCCTCAAAACTGGATGTGCCTTCATTAACTGTATGCCAGTTTTTATTGCGTCAAACAAAGAATGGCTCAAAAAATTTGAAGACGCAAAATTACCCATCGTTGGAGATGACGTCAAAGGCGTAATTGGTGCAACTATTACTCACCGAACCCTAGCCAAACTTTGTGTCGACCGCGGAGCAACCATCGATCGAACTTATCAAATTAATGTTGGGGGAAACACTGACTTTGCCAACATGCTTGAACGCGAACGCCTAGAAAGCAAAAAAATCAGTAAAACAGAATCGGTGCAAAGCCAAATCCCAGAAAAACAACGCCTAAACGCTAAAGACATTTACATCGGACCTAGCGATTTTATCCCCTTCTTGGGTAACACCAAACTTGCTTTCATCAGAATTGAAGGACGAATGTTCGCAAACATACCATACAACATGGAAATCCGCCTTGACGTAGACGACAAAGCCAACTCAGGCGGAGTTGCAATCGATGCCATCCGATGCGCACAACTAGCCCTAGACAAAGGCGTCAGTGGTAATCTCAAGTTCGTTTCAGCGTATTTGATGAAACATCCAATGGAACAAATGGGTGACGAAGACGCCAGAGAACATTTGGACGCGTGGATTGCAGAACTAGAAAACAAGTAA